From Thermoanaerobaculia bacterium, the proteins below share one genomic window:
- the nth gene encoding endonuclease III, producing the protein MPRESSAGKKNRAKEIIRRLARAYPGARCWLDYETPFQLFVATVLSAQCTDERVNAVTPGLFRKYKGPSDYVNAPAGELERDIRPTGFFNNKAKSLRRAGAVLMKEFGGRLPEAEEDLLRLPGVGRKTANVIRGNAFGAEAGMVVDTHVGRLSRRLGLTRETDPVKVETELNRLVPVKDRAVLAHRLIQHGRLVCTARRAFCDRCVLADLCPKVGVSVVPREKRPKAAARGRRT; encoded by the coding sequence TCATCCGGAGGCTGGCGCGCGCCTATCCCGGCGCGCGGTGCTGGCTCGACTACGAAACGCCGTTCCAGCTCTTCGTCGCGACCGTCCTTTCCGCCCAGTGCACCGACGAACGGGTCAACGCGGTGACCCCCGGGCTCTTCCGCAAGTACAAGGGTCCCTCCGACTACGTCAACGCTCCGGCCGGCGAGCTCGAACGCGACATCCGGCCCACCGGCTTCTTCAACAACAAGGCGAAGAGCCTTCGGCGCGCGGGCGCCGTGCTGATGAAGGAATTCGGCGGACGGCTTCCGGAAGCCGAGGAAGATCTGCTCCGGTTGCCCGGAGTCGGCCGCAAGACGGCCAACGTCATCCGCGGAAACGCTTTCGGCGCCGAGGCGGGGATGGTGGTCGACACCCACGTCGGCCGGCTGTCGCGCCGGCTCGGGTTGACGCGTGAGACCGACCCCGTCAAGGTGGAAACGGAGCTCAACCGGCTCGTTCCCGTGAAAGATCGCGCCGTCCTGGCCCACCGGTTGATCCAGCACGGACGGCTCGTGTGTACCGCCCGGCGGGCGTTCTGCGATCGATGCGTGCTCGCGGATCTCTGCCCGAAGGTGGGCGTCTCCGTCGTCCCGCGGGAGAAGCGCCCGAAAGCGGCGGCACGCGGCCGCCGGACCTGA